In Deefgea piscis, the DNA window CCATTGATTTGGATTGGATTAATTTTCAATAGCTTTAATGTCTTTACCTCACTAGAAAGTGCGGTATATGGCGCAATCGCAGGGTATATGTCTCTTTGGCTCGTATACTGGGCATTTAAGTTAATCACCGGCAAAGAGGGTATGGGCTACGGCGATTTTAAATTACTTGCCGCGCTGGGTGCTTGGTTTGGCTGGAGCATGATCCCAATGATTATTCTATTATCTTCGTTTGCTGGAGCAGCAACCGGCATTGTGATGGTTTTAGGTCAAAACCGAGGATGGAATAAGCCCATGCCATTTGGACCTTATCTCGGCGTTGCCGGCTTACTGGCTTTAATTTGGGGCAAAGATCTATCGCTCATGTTGTATGGAATGGCATAAGTGCACGTTGTTGGCATAACAGGCGGTATTGGCAGTGGCAAAAGTAGCTTCTGCCATGCATTTGTACGCTTAGGCATAACCGTCATTGATACTGACCAACTTGCCCATCAGCTAACGCAAGCCTCTTCAGCAGCGATGCCTGCTATTGTGGCGGAATTTGGAAAATCTGCGATACAAGCTGATGGTGCACTTAATCGGACTTGGATGCGGCAACATATTTTTTCCAACCCGAGCGGCAAACAAACCTTAGAAAAAATACTCCATCCTCTCATTTATAAAATGGCCGCAGAGTTAATTAAAAATGAGCCACCCGAACAAGCATATTGCATCCTGGCGGTTCCTTTATTATTTGAAACTCAATTATTTCTTCGCCTGATTGACTATTCTATTGCCATCGATTGTGAAGAACATTTACAGATTGAACGCGTTAAATCTAGAAGTCACTTATCTGAAACTGAAATCAGACAAATCATGGCCACTCAAATGAGCCGTGAGCAGCGAAACCAATATGCCGATGAAGTTCTGCGCAATGATGGAACACTGCAGGATATCGATGCAAAAGTGTCGCAGACACATGATTTTTTGCTGCAAAAGTTTAAATTAATCAAACAATAGGTTTTCAAATTGTAGTGTATGCTGCAAAATTGCGAATCTTTACCGGACCTATGCATTGTGATCAGTTACGAATTTCCGATCAATGAGAGAATACGAACCCTTCTTCGGCTCGAAGATCTCTATGTCCGCACCGAAGAGTTCGCTTCGCGCGAGCAACCGACTGATCATCACATGGCTCTACTTGGTATTTTCGAAATTATGGAAGTGGCTAGTCGAGCGGATTTAAAGTCTGATTTACTGCAAGAATTAGAACGGCAGCGCCAAACACTACTCGCATTGCGCAATAATCCTCATATTTCTGAAGATGCTTTAGATCGAGTATTATTGGATATCGAATCTACCCATGCTCGCCTTTTGAATATGACCGGTAAATTAGGGCAATATCTGCGTGAAAACGAATGGCTAATGGCAATTAAGCAGCGCAGCTCTATTCCTGGTGGCGTTTGTGAGTTTGATTTACCTTCTTATCACTATTGGCGCACCCAAGCAGCAGAACGCAGGAAAAATGATTTAGCACGTTGGCTAAATCCATTAATGCCAATTAAGCAGGGCTTAGATATTGTACTAAAATTGCTGCGCGACTCTGCCAAATCAAGCCACTTTGTTGCGAAGTCAGGTTCATTTCAGCAAATGTCGGGCGGGAAAACCGTTCAGCTACTCAAAGTGAGTTTAAATAACGACTTACCAGCCATACCTGAGCTTTCAGCCAATCGCTATGCGATTAATATTAGATTCGTAGTGCCAAGTACCAGCGGTGAAAGAGCTAAAGTCATTGATAGTGATGTATCGTTTACTCTGGCATATTGTAATTTATGAAAAAAATAATTAAATGCCCTTCCTGTGGGCTGAGTACGCCTTATTCTACTGATAATCCCTTTCGCCCTTTTTGTTCTGAACGCTGCAAGCTCGTTGATTTAGGCGCATGGGCAACTGAAACGTATCGGGTTCCGGATGAATCCACCCCTCCCGACTTTGAAGTTGATTTATTTAAAAATTCTGACTAGATCGTAATCACAAATTCATCCATTTATCACAGCGGTGTAATATGAGGCTAGTAATTTAAACTCTCCATTTAGGAGAGTTAATATGCACCTCGAAAATAGATTTTCTAGTCATGACAAACAAAATAGAAAATTAACCGTTTCCATCGCCAATAATCAAGATACGATCAAAGCGGCTCAAGTACTGCGCTATAAAGTATTCGTTGAGGAAATGGGCGCACAACTGCCAAATAATTCAAGTGGACTCGATCGCGATCTATTTGATGATTATTGCGATCACCTTATTGCCCACGATGAAAACACCGGTGAAGTTGTCGGCACTTACCGCATACTCCCCCCTCACCAAGCAAGAAAAGTAGGCAGTTACTACTCAGACACCGAGTTTGATTTAACACGACTTCAACATATCCGACCACAACTCGTGGAATTAGGCCGCAGTTGCGTCCACCCAAAATATAGAAATGGTGCCACCATTACATTGCTATGGGCTGGACTAGCAAAATACATGGCAGAAAACCAATACCAATATATGATTGGCTGTGCCAGTGTATCCCTCATTGACAATGGGCATACTGCGATTAATTTGTATCAACAAATCGCCAAAAAATCACTAGCCCCTATAGAGTGGCGTGTTTTTCCAAGAATGCCACTGCCAACACCGCAACAACATCATTACAATCATGTAGAAGTACCGGCACTTATAAAAGGCTATCTAAGAGCAGGTGCAATGATTTGTGGAGAGCCTGCTTGGGATCCAACATTTAATACAGCTGACTTTTTAATGTTGCTACCTACAAAACAACTCAGCGAACGATATGCACAACATTTTTCCATACGAAAATAAGGAAGCAGCCATAACACAGGTGAAGATAGAAAATATGAGGTCGAGACTTGAATTCGACTTTTGCTTCACCCCAATAAAAGAACGCAAATATAAATTTAAAACTTAATCAAAAAGAGATTGGCAATCATGCTCAGCTGGCACTTGATATAAACGGCCATCATCTAAGCATAACGCTGTTAGTTGCCCCCCCAAATGCAACCCGTATCCAAGCAAGCAAATTGTTGATTAACCATTAAGCCAAGGGTAGACCAATGTCCAAACACGATTCGTTTTGAAATATCAGACTGAACCATATACCACGGCGTTAACTGACTAGGGGTGTCTACAATTTCCCCTTTATATTTAAATTCTAAAGCTAAGCGATCCAGCATACGCATTCTTGTAAATGAGTTAATGCCAAATCGAAATTCAGAATCTGCTGTAAAAGCAGCATCCCATGTCGTGGGTGTATTCCCATACATGATCTGTAGCCAATTATGGTAACCATCCGATGATAAATTTTTGCTGCAATTCTCAGCAATACGCAATGAGTCAACTATAGAAATGGTGGGATTTATTCCAGCATGACATATAAAACAATCTGGCAAGTCAATTATCAATGGTTGTGTTCTTAACCAGTGAAGCAAATCATCCACATCGGGTGCATTTAATATTGCATCAAGTGTATCGAGCTCTTTTACTTTTGACACCCCTGCCCAGCAAGCTAATAAATGTAGGTCATGATTGCCAAGAACAATTTCTATAGCCGGCGAGTGTGATTTAACTAATCGCAAAACTTCCAATGACTGAGGTCCGCGATTGACCAGGTCACCAACAAGATATACTTTGTCAGAACTTGGATTAAACTGGATAAGAGAGAGCAAGGAACAGAACTCAGAATAGCACCCTTGTATATCACCAATAGCATAGCGTGCCATATAAAACTGCCTTTAAAATGAACAAGGTAATGATGCAGAATAATCCGAAAAATTTAGCTGGCTGGATCAACATCATCAGTCATGTTGAAATCCCAATACTTGCTAGCACTAAAGAACAAATTACTAAATTACGTAGCAATATGGATTGCATTGATCTACGTGATCTAGCATATGTAATCGGGCACGACCCATTATTAAGTTTGAAAATGCTAAAGTATCAAGTGAATCGGCGGAGTCACCAGCAAGTAACAGACATCACGAACATTGAAAAAGTACTTCTAATGATTGGGATTAAAGAGTTTTTTGAAATTATACGTGACTGCCCAATTTTAGAAGAAGAATTATCCCAAAATACTGACACATTACAAACCTGCTTAAAAACTTGTGCCAGAGCATATTATGCTGCACAGCTTGCAGAAACCATGAGTAAATCTAGGCGGGATATAGACCCAAAAGAAATCATTACTGCCGCTTTATTACATGAAACTGCAGAGATTTTATTATGGCTAGCCGCCCCTGAGTTAATGATCAAAATTAGAGATTCATTAAAAAACAATCCAGAAATTAGAAGCAAATCAATCCAAAAAGAAATTTTAGGTTGCACTGTAAATGAATTACAGCAAGAGCTAATCACCCACTGGCATTTACCTAAGATATTGCTACATTTGATAGATGAAAGCTATGTAAATGATCCACGAGTTCTCTTAGTACTAGTTTCAACATCAATCGCAAGACATACTGAATGGAGTTGGAATCGAGAACTAAACTATATAGATATCGAAAAATGTGCTCAGATTTTGCACATTAGTAATGATGAAGCACACACTATAATCGTTAATACAGCACTTAGAACCGCTAAAGAATGGAAATGGTATCAAGTAGAAACAGCTGCAGCTAGAATCATTGAATATTAAATTCGATCAAATAAAAAAAAGGCCAACAAAGTTGGCCTTTTTTTTTAAAAACTATTTTATTCAGCAGCGTCTACAGCTTCAGCTTCTTCTGGGCGATCGACAAGTTCAACATATGCCATAGGAGCATTGTCACCTTGACGGAAGCCGCACTTCAAGATACGAAGGTAGCCACCGTTACGCGTTGCG includes these proteins:
- the coaE gene encoding dephospho-CoA kinase (Dephospho-CoA kinase (CoaE) performs the final step in coenzyme A biosynthesis.); translated protein: MHVVGITGGIGSGKSSFCHAFVRLGITVIDTDQLAHQLTQASSAAMPAIVAEFGKSAIQADGALNRTWMRQHIFSNPSGKQTLEKILHPLIYKMAAELIKNEPPEQAYCILAVPLLFETQLFLRLIDYSIAIDCEEHLQIERVKSRSHLSETEIRQIMATQMSREQRNQYADEVLRNDGTLQDIDAKVSQTHDFLLQKFKLIKQ
- the zapD gene encoding cell division protein ZapD, which codes for MLQNCESLPDLCIVISYEFPINERIRTLLRLEDLYVRTEEFASREQPTDHHMALLGIFEIMEVASRADLKSDLLQELERQRQTLLALRNNPHISEDALDRVLLDIESTHARLLNMTGKLGQYLRENEWLMAIKQRSSIPGGVCEFDLPSYHYWRTQAAERRKNDLARWLNPLMPIKQGLDIVLKLLRDSAKSSHFVAKSGSFQQMSGGKTVQLLKVSLNNDLPAIPELSANRYAINIRFVVPSTSGERAKVIDSDVSFTLAYCNL
- a CDS encoding DNA gyrase inhibitor YacG, producing the protein MKKIIKCPSCGLSTPYSTDNPFRPFCSERCKLVDLGAWATETYRVPDESTPPDFEVDLFKNSD
- a CDS encoding GNAT family N-acetyltransferase — encoded protein: MHLENRFSSHDKQNRKLTVSIANNQDTIKAAQVLRYKVFVEEMGAQLPNNSSGLDRDLFDDYCDHLIAHDENTGEVVGTYRILPPHQARKVGSYYSDTEFDLTRLQHIRPQLVELGRSCVHPKYRNGATITLLWAGLAKYMAENQYQYMIGCASVSLIDNGHTAINLYQQIAKKSLAPIEWRVFPRMPLPTPQQHHYNHVEVPALIKGYLRAGAMICGEPAWDPTFNTADFLMLLPTKQLSERYAQHFSIRK
- a CDS encoding symmetrical bis(5'-nucleosyl)-tetraphosphatase; translated protein: MARYAIGDIQGCYSEFCSLLSLIQFNPSSDKVYLVGDLVNRGPQSLEVLRLVKSHSPAIEIVLGNHDLHLLACWAGVSKVKELDTLDAILNAPDVDDLLHWLRTQPLIIDLPDCFICHAGINPTISIVDSLRIAENCSKNLSSDGYHNWLQIMYGNTPTTWDAAFTADSEFRFGINSFTRMRMLDRLALEFKYKGEIVDTPSQLTPWYMVQSDISKRIVFGHWSTLGLMVNQQFACLDTGCIWGGN
- a CDS encoding HDOD domain-containing protein, with translation MMQNNPKNLAGWINIISHVEIPILASTKEQITKLRSNMDCIDLRDLAYVIGHDPLLSLKMLKYQVNRRSHQQVTDITNIEKVLLMIGIKEFFEIIRDCPILEEELSQNTDTLQTCLKTCARAYYAAQLAETMSKSRRDIDPKEIITAALLHETAEILLWLAAPELMIKIRDSLKNNPEIRSKSIQKEILGCTVNELQQELITHWHLPKILLHLIDESYVNDPRVLLVLVSTSIARHTEWSWNRELNYIDIEKCAQILHISNDEAHTIIVNTALRTAKEWKWYQVETAAARIIEY